The following is a genomic window from Tautonia marina.
TTCGGGAGGGGTTTCGGGCATGTCCTTGCTGGTCCAGGAGGCGACGAGCACTTCCATGCGCTGGCGTTCCTCGTCGCAGAGGGGACGCTTGGCGGTCAGGCCGTGGGTGAGGGCGTTGGCGGAGGGGTCGGACGGGAGGGGATGAGGGTTCGGGTCGTGGGGTTGCGGAATCATAGGGGGGGCCTCGATCGGTGCTCGGGTCGGGGTGGGTGTTTGGCTCGCTCGGGATCGAGGGCTCGGAGGGAATCGTTGCGGTTGGACAGTCGCGGAATGACGGAGACGGAGAATCAGCCCTCATCTTTCATCATCGAAACAGATCGGAGGTTTAAGCACATTTTCCGAAAAAAATCGTCGGTGGACCGATTACGATGGAACGAGGACGCGCGGCGAGGCGGCTCGGCGCGAGCGGCCAGAAGGAGGGGAACCGATGAGCGACGTGGAAAAGGCTCGGTCCCTGTTCGAGCAGGCGGGGTTGAGCTTCCCGACGATTCCCGAGGCGCTCGCGGGGCAATTGAAGGAGCGCGAGGAATGGCGCTTCTCGACGCGAACGCTCCCGAGGATTCCGTACGACCTGCCGTATTATTCTGAGGAAACCGATGGTCCCGAGGAGTACGCCGTGCTGAGCCACGACGGACACGGGGTGAACTCGTATGCAATCCAGTACTACCTGGTGACTGGCCCGCTCAGGATGTTCCTCCACCTGGGATGGGGTGGGGCCTACATGGATCACGATCGGGAGGCGTCGAAGATCCGGACCTGCTTCGCGCTGGCCGATGCCATCGTGAGCGAAGTGAAGACGACGGAGAAGCTCGCCCCGGGGGAACGGCTGACGATCGTCGGCGCCGACTTCTACGGCAGTTCCTGGTCGGCCCCGAGGCAAGGCCCCTACCGATACGAGGCGGGGATGGAAGGGGTGGTGCAGGTTCTCAGTGGTGCCCTGGCGTGGCTCCGGATTGGCCTGATGAATTCCTCGGAGTGAGCGGTTCTCGATGGCCGGAGGAGGCCCCCTTACCCCGGCGCTCTCTCCCGTGAGCGCAGACGAGGCGGCCCCGGGGATGGGACGGGTGGGCTCCGCTCAACGACGAGGGTGGACACGAGGGGCTCTGCGTTGCCAGGGGGGAGACGGAGCCTGGCGGCTTGTGCCGGGGGGAACCAGGGGGTAGGTTGCCGGTCGGGAAGCGAGCGGGGATCAGGCAACGCGGCAAACGGGAGGCTCCCGAGGTCCGGGCATCGGCCGTCGGGGTCGGTGGCCGGTGCGCTGGCGAGAGTTGGACCTCCCCGGCCCGACGCTCGCGTGTACATGCAATGACATCATGCATTTCTATTGGGTTCTGAGACGAAACCGATGGCGATTCTCTTGTTGTTTGATCCCGCCGAGGAAGCGAAGGTGCGCGAGACGATCGTGCCGCTGTTCGGGGAGGAGGTGGTGGAGGCGATCCCGTATCCGTCGGCCGAACTGCCGGAGAAGGAGGCCGGGACTCGGGTGGTGACGTTTCTGGGGGACGAGGCGTTGGCGCCGGTGGTCCAGGAGGCGGCGAAGCGAGGGTGGCGGCTGGGGATCTTGCCGCATCCGGGGCTGGATCGGGCGCGGTCGAGTCTCGGGATTGCGCCAAAGCTGGAGGAGGCGGTGGCCGACCTGCTGGACGGTCAGGCCGACGAGGAGAAGGACCTGGAGCTTGACCTGTTGCTCTGCAATGGTCGGGTGGTGTTTCAGGATGTGGTGATCGGTCATGCGTTGACCCTGGCGCCGGGAAGCACGCCGATCAACGGGATCTGGGGACGCCTGAAGCACTTTGCGGGGCTGGTGCGGGATCTGACCTCGCTACGGCTTCAGCCGGTGCAACTGGTGACTCAGAACGAGAACGAGATCGACACAGCGGCGTTAGGAATTGTGGCGGTTGAGCAAGGGCGAAGCTCGCTGCTGGCCAGGCGGATCGTGGATGCGTCGAGCGATAACGACGGCATGTTGTACGCGATGGTGCTGGCCCCTCGAAGCCTGCTGCAATTGCTCGGGTATCTGGTGACCTCGGTGGTGATGGGGCGGTGGGGAGGGACGAGGATTCCGTCGTTTGTGGGGCTGGTTCGGGCGTCGAGCTTGACGATCCGGAGCCCGAAGCCCCTGGAGCTGGCGCACGACGGCGTGCTGCTGAACGCCAAGCAGGTGGAGCTGATCGTCGAGCCGAAGGCGCTTCGGCTGATCGCCGGACATCGGCTGACGCTGGAGCCGGGGAGCCCGGAGTCGAAGGAACGGTTTCAGGTGCAGGCGCTGCCGGTGGGAGAGGCGAAAGGGGCGCTGATGTCGAAGCCGCTGCCGTGGCTCTCGCACGCCAGCACGGAAGAATTCAAGGAACTGTATTCGCTGTTGCGAGACAATGCGCGCTGCTCGTCGTCGTACCTGACCTTGATGGTCCTCTCGACCTTACTGGCGACGCTGGGGCTGTATGGCGACTCGGCGCCGGTGATCATCGGGGCGATGATTCTGGCCCCGCTGATGGCGCCGATCATCGCGCTGGCGATGGGTCTGGTGCGGCAGGATTTTCGCCTGCTCGGAAAGAGTAGCGGGACCCTGGCGGCGGGCCTGGTGCTGGCGCTCGGCTTTGCGATGGTGACGACCTGGTTCACGCCGCTTCGGGTGGTGACCGACGAAATCAGCGCCCGGATGCGGCCGACCTTGCTGGATCTGGGAGTGGCGGTGATTTCGGGAATCGCCGGGGCATATGCTCATGCTCGGGCCGAAGTGGCTCGAAGCCTGGCAGGCGTGGCGATTGCCGTGGCCCTGGTGCCGCCGGTGGCGGTGGCAGGGATCGGGATCGGCTGGGCGGACTGGTCGGTGTTTGGCGGGGCGAGCCTGCTGTTCTTGACGAACCTGACGGGGATCATCCTGGCCAGCGGTGCGACGTTCCTGTGGCTCGGGTTCGCGCCGTTCCGGAGGGCTCGGAGCGGGCTCTTACTGGAGCTGGTGCTGGTGGCAGCGGTGAGCGTGCCCCTGGCGTTCAGCTTCGGCCGGATGGTGGAGGAGCATCGGATCATCCGGGAGCTGGACGGCTGGGAGGTCGGTTCGATCGCCGTGCGGAGCGTGGACGTGCGGCCCGGCGACCCACTGCAGATCGGGGTGACGCTGGTGAGCCGATCGGCCCTGAATGACGCGGACCTGGACCGAGTGAAGCGGGCGATCGAGGAGCGGATCGGCCAGGAGGTCGAGCTGGTGATGAGCGTGGCTATCATGCGATGAGCGACGGGGTTGATCGGCCGAGGGGATGTGATCGGCCACGGTGGAGGCAGACAGGGCGTGACATCGCCTGTCGGGCGAAGACCTGGTGCGGGCACCCGTGCCAACCGACCAGCAAGGGGGGATGGTGAGTCGATGGGGATTGGAAGGCGAGAATTCCTCAAGTTTGTTGCCACCGCGCTCGGCGGGCTGGCCATCGATCCAGCCCGGGAGATTGCCGTCAACGGCGACTACTATGTCAACACGAGGCTCGGCCTCGGGTTCGTGAAGCCCGGGGGCTGGACGCTCGACGTGTTCCGGGATTTCGCGGCGAAGCATGAAGGGCAGATCGTCCACGGCCTGCAGCCCGGCGTCGATGAGGAGGAGTTCCGACGCGACCAGGCCGCGACGATGGTCGCGACCATCAGCAAGTATGGCGACGCGGTGCGAGCGTTCGGCCCCTCGATCACCGTCTTCAAGAACCAGGAGGATTATCCGGGGGCGATGCCCAGGGGCCTGGAGGCGATCACCTGGGGCGGGATCGATGGGTGGGGGAGCCTCTTGAGGGATTACGAGGTGCTCGAAGAGCCGAGCCGAGGCGAGGTCTCGCGGTGTGCCTGCATGCGCTTCAAGGCCCGATGGCTCTTCGAACATCGCGACATCGAACCGGTCGTGATCGAGGATGAGACCCTGTTGATCGATCAGGGATCGCTGCTGTACACGATTCATCTGTACGATTCGCCAGAGGAGGGGGAAACCGCCCCCGAGGAGTTCGCACGGTTCCTGGAAGGTCTGCATCTGGCGTGAGGCTGTGCTCGGGATCGGGACACAGGGCCGGGCGGGCGATCGCCGCGTTCATGGAGATTTCATGGGCGAGGGACGAGGACAATGGGTAAGATCGAGCCGCGAATTGAGTCCGGTTTCGCGGTTTTCATGATCCTTTCTCCAGAGTAAATGATGTTCAATCGATTCTTTCGGAAGGGCGAACAATTGCCTTTTCATGCCGGGATGACCCGGCGAGGAATCTTGCGGGCGACCGCCGGCGCGGCCGGTGGAGCGCTGGTGCTGGGATCGGGGGCAGAGGCGGTTGCGGCCACGCCGAAGGGTCGGCGGGTGCTGAGGCTGGCGCATTTGACCGACATCCACATCACGCCCGAGCGGAACGCCGAGGCGGGGTTTGCAGCCTGTTTGGAGCATGTGCAAGGGCTGGACGATGCGCCGGAGCTGATCCTGTTCGGCGGCGACTGCATCATGGACGCCTTCGCGCAGGATCGGGAGACGGCGGCGAGGCAGTGGGCGCTCTGGCATCGGAGCCTGGAGCAGGATTGCTCGCTGCCGGTCGAGGCGTGCATCGGCAATCACGACGTCTGGGGATGGCGAGGGGGCGGATTCGAAGCGTCGACCGACGGCAGTTGCGCGGGGAAGCGCTCGGCGGTGGAGGAGCTGGGGCTGCCGGGTCGCTACCGAGCGTTTGAGAAGGCCGGTTGGAAGTTTGTGGTGCTCGACAGCACCCACCCCGGGGCCGAGCCGGGCAGCTACACGGCGAAGATCGACGAGGAGCAAATGGACTGGCTCGTGAGGGAACTGGAAGCGACCCCGGCCTCGACGCCGATTCTGATCCTTTCGCATATTCCCATTTTCGCGGCATGCCCATTCCTGGATGGAGAGAACGAACAAAGCGGCAACTGGCAGGTGCCGGGGGCCTGGATGCACATTGACGCCCGCACGCTGACGGCCTTGTTCCACGAGCGGGGGAACGTGCGCGCCTGCCTGAGCGGACACATTCACCTGGCCGATCGGGTTGATTATCTGGGCACCACGTATTACTGCAACGGAGCGGTTTGCGGGGGTTGGTGGCGGGGACCGTATCAGCAATTCGCCCCGGCGTATGCGGTGGTGGACCTGTACGATGATGGATCGACCGCGTGCCAGATGATTCCCTATGGATGGGATGCCACGGGCTGATCGGTCGATCGTTCGGCGCGGCTCTCCGAGGCCGAGGGGCCTCGGGGGGGATGCCCGAAACGGAGGAGGCCCCGGGAGTGGCCGACGCTGGCGGAGTGGGAGACGGGCCGTTAGGATCGAGGCGATCGCATCCTCTCGGCTGGGCCCCTCAAGGGTCCGGGCCTGTTGATCGGGTCACTCGATACCACTCGAAACGGGGAAGAGGCCAATGACCTCCAAGCAAGGGCTTTCGCGTCGGGGATTTGTGGGTTCAGTGGGTGTTGCGGCAGGCGCGGCGACGTTCGGGATCAGGGCGTCGGGGGCGAGCCCTGCGCAGGATCGGGTGCGGCTGGGCCTGATCGGCGCGGGGAGCCGGGGGAATCAACTGCTCAGCGAGTTTTTGAAGCGCGAGCAGGTGCAGTTCGTCGCGGTGGCCGACGTGGACGATCGGCACGCCAACGACACGGCCGATCGCATCCACCGCGAAAAAGGGGGTGAGCGTCCGGAGTCGATGCGAGACTACCGGGCGATGCTCGACCGGAACGACCTGGACGCGGTGGTGATTGCCACGCCGGACCACTGGCACGCACACCCGACGATCCACGCCTGCCAGGCGGGCAAGGATGTTTATGTCGAGAAGCCATTGGCCCATAACGTGGTCGAAGGGCAGGCGATGGTCAAGGCGGCGCGGAAGTATGGGCGGGTCGTGGGCGTGGGCACGCAGCAGCGATCGAGCGAGAACTTTCGCAAGGCGGTTGAAGCGATCCGAGCGGGGAAGATCGGACGGGTTCACTGGATTCAGACCTGGAACTTTGAGAACATCAGCCCGTTTGGCATGGGGGTTTCTCCGGACAGTGAGCCGCCGTCGGGCGTGGATTACGACGCCTGGCTGGGACCGGCGCCGTCGCGGCCGTTCAATATCAACCGCTTTCACCTGTTGTTCCGCTGGTTCTTCGACTATGCCGGCGGCATGATGAGTGACTGGGGTGTGCATCTGAATGATATTGCCCTGTGGGCCCTCGATCAAAAAGGCCCGACGACGGTGAACACGACCGGCGGCATCTGGACGGTGAAGGACGACCGCGACACGCCGGACACGATGCAGGTGGTGTATGAATTCCCCGGCGATTGCGTGTTGACCTATTCGATGCGCAAGGGGAACGGCTACCCGATGAACGGGCACGGCTACGGCATCTTGTTCTGCGGGACCGATGGGACGTTATTCATCGACCGATCAGGGCATGAGATTTTCCCCGATCGGATGGCCGAGCCGTATGGCATCAAGCTGATCAAAGGGGAAGTGCCCACGCGGTCGATTCCGACCCAGGCCGAGGACTTCAAGGCCCAGGACGACGGCCTGCCCGACCACGTGACCGACTGGCTCGAATGCCTGAAGACCCGAGGGCGGCCGATCTGCGATGTGGAAGTCACCCACTGGTCCACGAACACGACGCACCTGGGGAACATCTCGTACCTGCTCGGCCGCAAGCTGACGTGGGACGCCGAGACGGAAACCTTCCCCGGCGATGACGAGGCGAACCGCTTGCTCTCGCGGCCGTACCGGACGGGGTATGAGCTGCCGGAGGTGTGAGCGGGAGGGTTCGTTTCGGCCTCCCTCTCCCCCGCTCGCGGGGGAGAGAGCCGGGGTGAGGGGGCCGGAGACAAACGGAATCGCCATGCAATCCGAACGAAGACCCCCTCACCCGGCCTGCGGCCACCCTCTCCCCGCCAGCGGGGAGAGGGATGAGATGGAAGCGGATCGGCAAACAAGCGAGTCAATCAACATCTTGACCCAACAGGAGTCTCAAGCGATGGCGCACCGTTTTGACCGTCGGCAGTTTTTGCGATCGACGTCGGCCGCGGCGGCCGGGTTTTTGATTTTGAGCAAGGATGAACGGGTGGCGTTGGGACGGTCGCCGAACGAACGAGTGGCGATTGCGTGTATCGGGGTTGGGGGGAAGGGACGGAGCGACACGGATCACGCGGCAAGCTGCGGGCAGGTGGTGGCGCTGTGTGATATTGATGATCAGCGGTTGATGCAGAAGGCAGAGCAGTACCCGGACGCGAAGAGGTTTCACGACTTCCGGGAATTGCTGGAGACGCTCGACGATCGGGTGGACGCGGTGGTCGTGAGCACGGCGGATCATACGCACGCGGTCATCGCGATAGCGGCGATGAAGCGAGGCAAGCATGTCTATTGCCAGAAGCCGCTTGCGCATTCACCGTTTGAAGCGAGAATGATGATGGAGGCGGCGCGGCGCTATGGCGTGGCAACGCAGATGGGGAATCAAGGAACGGCGTCGAACGGGTTCCGGACGGGAGTGGAGTTGATCCGGTCGGGGGTGATCGGGCCGGTGAAAGAGGTTCATGTCTGGACGAATCGGCCGTTCAAGTACTGGAAGCAGGCGCCCGACATTGTGGCACGGCCGACCGAGACGCCGCCGATTCCGGAGCATGTGAAGTGGGATTTGTTCCTTGGCCCCGCGCCGGAACGGCCGTATCACCCGGTCTATCACCCGCACGACTGGCGAGGCTGGTGGGACTTCGGCACGGGATCGCTGGGTGACATGGCCTGCCATACGGCGAACCTGCCGTTCATGGGGCTCGAGCTGGGGTATCCGACGCGGGTTTCGGCCGAGAGTGGCGAAATCAACCCGGAGACGTACCCGGCGTGGGCGACGATTACCTATGAGTTCCCGGCGCGGGGGGATCTGCCGCCGGTGAAGCTGACCTGGTACGAGGGGGCGAAGGACGGCGAGCGGAACCTGCCCGATCCGGCGTTGTTCCAGGGGCGAGAGGCGGTCGATAGCGGCTCGCTGTTGATTGGCGAGCGGGGGTCGATGTACTCGCCGAGCGATTACGGCATGGAACAGGTTTTGTTGCCGGCCGATCGCTTCTCGGGATTCTCGGCGCCGGAGCAGACCTTGGAACGGCTCGGCGGCGAGGACGAGCGGGACCTGAACGCGAAGCGGGAGTGGGTCCGCGCGATCGAAGGTGGCCCGGCACCGCTGGGGAATTTCGACTACGCGGCGGTCCTGACCGAGTCGATGCTGCTGGGCAATGTTGCCGTCCGGCTGGGCCAGGCGATCGATTACGACGCGAAGACGATGACCGTGGCCGGCGTGCCCGACGCAGCGGCGCTCATCAAACCACCGTACCGGCAAGGGTGGTCGCTTTGACGCGAAGCCGACCGAGCGACCCTGGAATGGCCCGACGCGAAGCCGGGGACGAACAGATCCCCCTCGGGCGACCATTTTGTTTAGAATGACGGTTCGCACGAGGGGCCGATTGGGGAACAATCCCAGGGGATTGCCCGCGATCGGCTCGTCGTGGTCCCGACGGCTGCGCCTGCAAGCGTCGCCGGTTTGCTTGATCCCACCTTCTCCGCCCGACGTTTGACTCGACCCGCACCCCGGAGATCGACTGCATGCCCCTTCCGACGACTCCCCTGCCCCGCCTGAGCCTGGTCTTTGGGCTGGCGATGACCCTTGCGGTTGCCGTCCGGCCCGCCTCGGCCGCCACGCCCGCCGATGAGACACTGCCGGAACTGTACACCGAGGTCGCCTTCCCGAACCTGAAGTTCGACCGGCCGGTCACCCTGGCGTATCCGAACGATGAACACAAGCTGCTGTTTGTTGTCGAGCAGCACACCGCGAAGATTTATTCGTTTCCGAACGACTTGCAGACGGATGACAAACAGCTCTTTCTCGACCTTCCGCAGACGATCGGCAAGGACAACGAGGAAGGGTTGCTCGGGCTGGCCTTTCACCCGAACTATGCCGAGAACGGACAGTTTTATGTCTACTACTCGGCGACGAACCCGAGGCGGTCGGTTGTCTCGCGGTTCAACGTGTCGAAGGACGACCCGCGCAAGGCCGACCCGAACAGTGAGCAGGTGATCTGGGTCTCGGCCGATCAGCCGTACGGCAACCACAACGGCGGCTGCATCGAGTTCGGCCCGGATGGTTATCTGTACATTTCACTCGGCGACGGCGGCGCGGCCGACGACCCGCTGAGCACCGGTCAGAACCCGACCGACTGGTTCGGCTCGATCTTGCGGATCGACGTGGACAATCCCGAAGGGGACATGGCCTACGGCATTCCGGCCGATAACCCGGCAAAGCGCGACCCGAAGTTCTCCCACTGGGCGCCGGAGGTCTACGCGATCGGGATTCGAAATATCTGGAAGTTCACGTTCGATCGGGAAACCGGCGATCTGTGGGCCGGAGACGTCGGTCAGAACAAGTGGGAAGAAGTGATCAAGGTGGTCAACGCCGGCAACTACGGCTGGAACGTGTACGAAGGGTTCCACCCGTTCAAGGTCCGGGGGAACCGGGTCGAGCGGTCGTCGCCGATCTTGCCGCCGATCGTCGAGTATCCTCACCCGGACGTGCCGGCCGCGCAACGCCGAGGGCGCAACGACACGGGCAAGAGCATTACCGGCGGCTACGTGTACCGAGGCGATCGGATTCCGGAGTTGCAAGGCGTTTATGTGTACGGCGACTTCGAGACGTTCCGCATCTGGGGGGTGAAGGTCGATGAGCAGGACGAGGTGATCGTCACCGGCGAGCTGATCGACCTTGACTCGCCTCGCCAGGCAAAGATCAACATTGCCGGGTTTGGCGAGGACCAGGAGGGGGAACTTTACATCCTCGGGTTCGACGGGCGAATCCACCACCTCGTCCCGCGCCGCTGAGGCGGGGAGAAGGTGGGGGGCGATTCGGGATCGATGGGGACGATGACCATGCCAACCCCGTCGATCCGGCCCGCATCGTCCAGCTCGCGGATGCGCAAGGCGACCGGCCCGAAGGGAACGAGGCAACCGACCTCGGCTCGCTTCGGGCCGAGTCGTTCCAGGATCACGTCTTCCAGCGTGGCGTCGGTCGGGGCATGAAGGCTGAAGCCGTAGCAGGCTTCCAGGTCGCCGACCCGGCTGGAGGCACGAAGGGGAAACTCGACATCGCGCGGCAAGGCCTCGCCCGGGGCTCCCTGCGCAAAGACCCGATCGACGAGCGGCCGGGTCCCGGGGCCGAGGACGACGATGACGTGGTCGCCGGGCAAGACGCGGGTGCTTCCCTTGGGAGGGATGACGCGATCGCCGCGGGCGATCAGGGCGATGACGGCTCCCTCGGGCAGGGCCAGCTCGCGGACCATCTTGCCGGAGGCTCGGGAGTCGAGGTTGAGGTAATAGTCGACGATGTCGCCATCGACGTGCCGGAGCGCGGTCAGTTCCAACGTCACCGGCGCCGAGGGTTCCGGAGGCCGTTGCAGGCCGAGCTTCCTCGCCAGGATCGGCAGGGTCCAGCCCTGGAACAGGGCCGAGACGAGCACGACGAAGAAGACGACGTCGAAGATGCGGTCGGCATTGGCGATCTGAAAGAGGAACGGGAAGGTGGCCAGGGTGATCGGCACGGCCCCCTTCAAACCTCCCCAGGAAAGGAAGATCAGCTCTCGCCAGGCGAAGCGGAAGGGTAAGAGGGTGAGGCCGACCGCCACCGGACGGGCCACGAAGACCAGGACCGCCGCCAGCAGCAAGCCCTGAGGCGCCACATCAACCAGGCGGCTCGGGAAGCTCAACAGCCCCAGCACCACGAACATGACGATCTGAGCCAGCCAGGCTCCGGCGTCGTGGAAGAGAAAGATCCCGCGTTTGAACACGAGTCGGCTATTGCCGAGGACGATGCCGGCCAGGTAAACCGCCAGGAATCCGCTGCCGCCCAGCGCCACGGTCAGGCCATAGGCAAGCATGCCAACCGCCGTCGCCAGCACCGGATAAAGGCCGGCCGATTCGAGCCGGATACGGTTGATGAGCTGAACCCCCAGGA
Proteins encoded in this region:
- a CDS encoding TIGR00341 family protein yields the protein MAILLLFDPAEEAKVRETIVPLFGEEVVEAIPYPSAELPEKEAGTRVVTFLGDEALAPVVQEAAKRGWRLGILPHPGLDRARSSLGIAPKLEEAVADLLDGQADEEKDLELDLLLCNGRVVFQDVVIGHALTLAPGSTPINGIWGRLKHFAGLVRDLTSLRLQPVQLVTQNENEIDTAALGIVAVEQGRSSLLARRIVDASSDNDGMLYAMVLAPRSLLQLLGYLVTSVVMGRWGGTRIPSFVGLVRASSLTIRSPKPLELAHDGVLLNAKQVELIVEPKALRLIAGHRLTLEPGSPESKERFQVQALPVGEAKGALMSKPLPWLSHASTEEFKELYSLLRDNARCSSSYLTLMVLSTLLATLGLYGDSAPVIIGAMILAPLMAPIIALAMGLVRQDFRLLGKSSGTLAAGLVLALGFAMVTTWFTPLRVVTDEISARMRPTLLDLGVAVISGIAGAYAHARAEVARSLAGVAIAVALVPPVAVAGIGIGWADWSVFGGASLLFLTNLTGIILASGATFLWLGFAPFRRARSGLLLELVLVAAVSVPLAFSFGRMVEEHRIIRELDGWEVGSIAVRSVDVRPGDPLQIGVTLVSRSALNDADLDRVKRAIEERIGQEVELVMSVAIMR
- a CDS encoding metallophosphoesterase family protein gives rise to the protein MPFHAGMTRRGILRATAGAAGGALVLGSGAEAVAATPKGRRVLRLAHLTDIHITPERNAEAGFAACLEHVQGLDDAPELILFGGDCIMDAFAQDRETAARQWALWHRSLEQDCSLPVEACIGNHDVWGWRGGGFEASTDGSCAGKRSAVEELGLPGRYRAFEKAGWKFVVLDSTHPGAEPGSYTAKIDEEQMDWLVRELEATPASTPILILSHIPIFAACPFLDGENEQSGNWQVPGAWMHIDARTLTALFHERGNVRACLSGHIHLADRVDYLGTTYYCNGAVCGGWWRGPYQQFAPAYAVVDLYDDGSTACQMIPYGWDATG
- a CDS encoding Gfo/Idh/MocA family oxidoreductase codes for the protein MTSKQGLSRRGFVGSVGVAAGAATFGIRASGASPAQDRVRLGLIGAGSRGNQLLSEFLKREQVQFVAVADVDDRHANDTADRIHREKGGERPESMRDYRAMLDRNDLDAVVIATPDHWHAHPTIHACQAGKDVYVEKPLAHNVVEGQAMVKAARKYGRVVGVGTQQRSSENFRKAVEAIRAGKIGRVHWIQTWNFENISPFGMGVSPDSEPPSGVDYDAWLGPAPSRPFNINRFHLLFRWFFDYAGGMMSDWGVHLNDIALWALDQKGPTTVNTTGGIWTVKDDRDTPDTMQVVYEFPGDCVLTYSMRKGNGYPMNGHGYGILFCGTDGTLFIDRSGHEIFPDRMAEPYGIKLIKGEVPTRSIPTQAEDFKAQDDGLPDHVTDWLECLKTRGRPICDVEVTHWSTNTTHLGNISYLLGRKLTWDAETETFPGDDEANRLLSRPYRTGYELPEV
- a CDS encoding Gfo/Idh/MocA family protein, translating into MAHRFDRRQFLRSTSAAAAGFLILSKDERVALGRSPNERVAIACIGVGGKGRSDTDHAASCGQVVALCDIDDQRLMQKAEQYPDAKRFHDFRELLETLDDRVDAVVVSTADHTHAVIAIAAMKRGKHVYCQKPLAHSPFEARMMMEAARRYGVATQMGNQGTASNGFRTGVELIRSGVIGPVKEVHVWTNRPFKYWKQAPDIVARPTETPPIPEHVKWDLFLGPAPERPYHPVYHPHDWRGWWDFGTGSLGDMACHTANLPFMGLELGYPTRVSAESGEINPETYPAWATITYEFPARGDLPPVKLTWYEGAKDGERNLPDPALFQGREAVDSGSLLIGERGSMYSPSDYGMEQVLLPADRFSGFSAPEQTLERLGGEDERDLNAKREWVRAIEGGPAPLGNFDYAAVLTESMLLGNVAVRLGQAIDYDAKTMTVAGVPDAAALIKPPYRQGWSL
- a CDS encoding PQQ-dependent sugar dehydrogenase; translated protein: MPLPTTPLPRLSLVFGLAMTLAVAVRPASAATPADETLPELYTEVAFPNLKFDRPVTLAYPNDEHKLLFVVEQHTAKIYSFPNDLQTDDKQLFLDLPQTIGKDNEEGLLGLAFHPNYAENGQFYVYYSATNPRRSVVSRFNVSKDDPRKADPNSEQVIWVSADQPYGNHNGGCIEFGPDGYLYISLGDGGAADDPLSTGQNPTDWFGSILRIDVDNPEGDMAYGIPADNPAKRDPKFSHWAPEVYAIGIRNIWKFTFDRETGDLWAGDVGQNKWEEVIKVVNAGNYGWNVYEGFHPFKVRGNRVERSSPILPPIVEYPHPDVPAAQRRGRNDTGKSITGGYVYRGDRIPELQGVYVYGDFETFRIWGVKVDEQDEVIVTGELIDLDSPRQAKINIAGFGEDQEGELYILGFDGRIHHLVPRR
- a CDS encoding potassium/proton antiporter, whose protein sequence is MFPAEALILIASVLILLGIASSKFSARAGIPVLVLFLILGMLAGSEGIGRINFDSYELAYGIGTLALTLILFDGGLSTPLSAFRTAWKPAAALATLGVLLTSAIMGAAAAWVLGLKLIDGMLLGSIVGSTDAAAVFAVLRSGGIRLPGRLSATLEVESGSNDPMAIFLTIGLIGVIRGEMAIGPELLGLFATQAIGGTVIGLGVGFLGVQLINRIRLESAGLYPVLATAVGMLAYGLTVALGGSGFLAVYLAGIVLGNSRLVFKRGIFLFHDAGAWLAQIVMFVVLGLLSFPSRLVDVAPQGLLLAAVLVFVARPVAVGLTLLPFRFAWRELIFLSWGGLKGAVPITLATFPFLFQIANADRIFDVVFFVVLVSALFQGWTLPILARKLGLQRPPEPSAPVTLELTALRHVDGDIVDYYLNLDSRASGKMVRELALPEGAVIALIARGDRVIPPKGSTRVLPGDHVIVVLGPGTRPLVDRVFAQGAPGEALPRDVEFPLRASSRVGDLEACYGFSLHAPTDATLEDVILERLGPKRAEVGCLVPFGPVALRIRELDDAGRIDGVGMVIVPIDPESPPTFSPPQRRGTRWWIRPSNPRM